The Haloarcula sp. CBA1127 genomic interval GATTACCAAACCCGGCCTCGTCAACGTGGACTTCGCCGACGTTCGGACCATTATGGAGAACGGCGGCGTCGCGATGATCGGGCTGGGCGAATCCGACTCCGAGAACAAGGCGCAGGACTCTATCCGCTCGGCACTCCGCTCTCCGCTGCTTGACGTGGAGTTCGACGGCGCGAACTCCGCGCTCGTCAACGTCGTCGGTGGCCCCGACATGAGCATCGAGGAAGCCGAGGGCGTCGTCGAGGAAATCTACGATCGTATCGACCCCGACGCTCGTATCATCTGGGGCGCGTCGGTCAACAACGAGTTCGAGGGCAAGATGGAGACGATGATCGTCGTCACCGGCGTCGAGAGCCCACAAATCTACGGCCAGAGTGAGGCCGAACAGGAGAAGGCCGCCCAGCAACTCGGCGAAGACATCGACTACGTCGACTAAACTACCCCGTCGTCTCAGTTTTCTGTTTCTCCGTAACTACCGTTATATACCGCACTACCTACATTTTACTATCATAAATGATATTCTCGCCGAAAAGCGTTTATCCAGAAATTCAGACTGTTTGTCCATGTACTCAGATTCGAGGCGTGGCGTTCTCAAAAAATGTATTGCAGCTGGGAGCTTGGGGCTCTCGTCTGGCTGCCTTGGTACCCTGAGTGGGAGCGGTGACACTGTGCAGTTTGGTGCGCTCCTCCCACTCAGTGGTGCGCTCGCTCCGCTCGGGCAACACGGCAAGCGAATGGTCGAGCAGGCAGTGAGCGACGTCAACGCGGCCGGTGGTATCGGCGGTACCGACGTCGAAGTGACCATCCTCGATACCGAAGCCAGCGCCGAAACTGCTGTCGAGCAGTACCGGACGCTTGTCGACCGTGGTGTCATCGGCTTCGTCGGTGGTCTCGTCAGTGACGCGTCGCTCGCTCTCGCACCGGAGGCAGCCAGCGACGAGATCATGGAGGTCAGCCCCGCCAGTACTGCCCCGCAACTATCGTCGGCCGGCCAAGCCAACGGGCGGAAGTACTTCGGCAGAACGGTGCCAAGCGACGGGACGCAAGCAGTCGTGATGGCGAAGGCCGTCGACGACTCGCTGTACATCGACGCGGACTCCGTCGCGTTACTGAGTATCGACAACTCGTTCGGTGCTGGACTGGCAGACGCACAGCGTGAGGCACTGGACGCTGAGATCGTCGCCGACGTTCGGTACGACCCGGGGTCGGAATCGTTCGACGACACGCTCGGGGACGTGTTTCAGAACGACCCTGATGCCGTCAGCTTCACCAGCGTCTCCGGTCAGGAACGCGGTATCCTTGATGCGTACAGCCAGTCGGAGTACGACGTTCCATGGGTGTTGTCCGCGGGGATGTTCGGCGGCGACCTCCCGTCGTACTACGAAGGGTTCTACAGCGCGTCGCTGTCCTCTGCGCGAACGCAGGCCTACTTCGAACTCGTCCGCCGACTCCCGGATATCGACCAGCCCAGAGCGTACTCGGTCAATGCCTACGATGCGCTGTTTTTGATGGCGTGTGCCGCCGAACAGGCCGGTGAAGCCAGCGGTCCGGCAATCGCCGAGACCATTCAATCGGTTTCCGGCGGGTCTGGGCACACTGTTTCAGTCGGTGACTTCGGTCGTGTTCGGTCACTCACTGACGCAGGCCGAGCAGTGAACTACCAGGGTGCGTCCGGAAGCGTCGACCTGACAGCGAACCTCGAACCGCTGAGTTCGTACCTGATCGAACGGGTCAATAATGGGTCAGTCGAGTCGCTGGAGCTATTGCAGTCACGGTTCTTCCAGTCGGGAGGGAATCAATGAGTTCGCTCCCGAATCGGATGATGCAGGCGACGGAGCGTGCGCTCCCTGACGTTATTCGGCGGCGGTACGCGGCGAAGTTCGGCGTCCTGTTGCTCGGCGTGGTCGTCGTGCTGGCGCTCGGCGGCGCGGCCATCCACCTCGACACGGGGTCGCTGGTCGAGTCACAGACCGAGGAGCAGATTCTCGGTGTCGCAGAGTCCCAGTCGAGTTCCGTTTCGAGTTGGGTCTCGAACAAGCAATCTACGACG includes:
- a CDS encoding ABC transporter substrate-binding protein, which gives rise to MYSDSRRGVLKKCIAAGSLGLSSGCLGTLSGSGDTVQFGALLPLSGALAPLGQHGKRMVEQAVSDVNAAGGIGGTDVEVTILDTEASAETAVEQYRTLVDRGVIGFVGGLVSDASLALAPEAASDEIMEVSPASTAPQLSSAGQANGRKYFGRTVPSDGTQAVVMAKAVDDSLYIDADSVALLSIDNSFGAGLADAQREALDAEIVADVRYDPGSESFDDTLGDVFQNDPDAVSFTSVSGQERGILDAYSQSEYDVPWVLSAGMFGGDLPSYYEGFYSASLSSARTQAYFELVRRLPDIDQPRAYSVNAYDALFLMACAAEQAGEASGPAIAETIQSVSGGSGHTVSVGDFGRVRSLTDAGRAVNYQGASGSVDLTANLEPLSSYLIERVNNGSVESLELLQSRFFQSGGNQ